ttctttgatgatcCAACACATGTAATTTAagccatatgatgatgttatatccacgcacacacacacacacaccttatcatcataagtgattgaaatggaaaagaataaatgagaataaaaacaTGGTTGACTGATTTCATTTCCCGcaatgattctgatgatgaatttacaAATTATATACAATGAAAAGTGAAGAAttttaatggaaaaaaaattgtaagcaaataacaataatgatgatgaaaagaacggaattataattgatttctgtctttttttttacagtcTATCgggtttgaatgaataaatgaatgaatggtggactattatatatcatatacgaataataatgatgatcggtTAGTGatggaattttctttttttcatttgaaaattttcactttcattcaaacaggcccgatttttttcgataattgaaccattttgatttttttttgcctggtgaacaaaaatcaatcaatcgtacatcatgatcatttgattaaatttttgtttgatgattttttttccttttcagATTGTCTTTCCTCATTTTCACGAGAATTAATTGGATGATTtctgatgatgtgatgatgacgaagacGATGTCAACGATGTTGGTATATGACAATAGAAATGTGTATGACGACGCATATctttaattttctttgatcCTTTATCCTTTTtatcgtttttctttttcgatggtgatgtttgttgttgttgttgctgttgttgttgttgatgaagatgaagaaatgaatcattttttaattccaaattaattaaatttggATCTGGTGGTTCAACTTTTGTATAAACCTTAACACTTTCAaatttaatatcatcattattattattgtgatttattgatgatgttgattgatgACGTTTTGCATATCGTcgtattgatgattgttccgTTGATTCTGGTTCTGGTATACGAGTCAGACTACGCgctgtttgatgatgatttttaccatgattattattatggttgtTATTAGTGTTGTGATCAATGGTGGATGTTTTACAAGTATCTATAAATGGATTTTAATTCATGATAAATTACAAAAGAAACTAATACtgattagcaaaaaaaaaaaaaaaaaaatacaattttcaaataatttgcAAACTCTGCATCACTAACCTTCTAATAATGTTAAATCAGCTGTTAATAATGGTAATTGTCTAGTGATTTCATCTTTTTGTTCTTCACTTTCTGGTTCAATAACTATTGTTGCACATTTACCACCACTAGATTTCGGTTGAGCATCTAtattattgtaaaaaaatgacatatccggtgattgttgttgttgatcaaaacTTGTTTGTTGACTTTTAATCAATGCAATTTGACTATCTTGATCAAATTCAACGTTGAATAATTTATCCATATTAAACACTGGGCTAATTAGATTTACACGAAGACCACCGAAACGATAACGAGTACGTGTGCTCAAAAGACGAAGACAAAGAACCTCTTCGGCTGTATCTTCAATATtgtttgtcgatgatgatgatcttcgacgattattttgattattatgatgatgatcataaacagatgttggtgatggtgaattACGACGTACCGGTGCTGGAAGtagttcatcatcttcaatatAAAGATCAAGCTTCATACTACTACGATTCGGTGTTGCCGATGTACGTCGAGGTTCAATATTTGGACAAGAACTTTTTCTTCGTCTCATTTTCGatatgtaatgatgatgtaaataacgtaaatgaaatgatcaatttggaCAATGGACagaagaaatgaaagaatgaattTCAGCTAAACATTTACACACAATAAGGCCCAATTaacgacaaaacaaaacaaaaaaaacggtcaagaagaaaaatttcttgatgACTATGATCAGGCAAATGgatattgttcaattttgtttcttagTGATTGATCCTAATTTGATCAGCAATTCGGATGAAAACTGCATTAATTGTGaaatgagaaagaaaaatccgATAAAATAACAGCAGgccaaaaatatcatcaccaattaTCAAGCACGATCGAATAATGAACGAAAACAATTCAGCAAACACAATGGATTGATTGGCAATTCACATCATAGAcctaaatcaaaatgaatgaaattcgtTAGTTGTCGTATATGAATCGATTTGATACTGAATactttatgatgatgaaaggaATAGTTACCAACTGCTGAACCAATccgattcaaaattttcttgtatGGATCATCAGAGTTTgaatgttgttttgttttgcgctgactctctctttctttcgaAATTTGTTCAACATATTCCATGCAACTTTATTccatgaaatttgatttgcgTTTGCACCCGATTTTTATATGTATATAGAATCTTAAAGGTGCTATATCCAATATAAATCGCATGCGTTtctcaaaaacaaacacttgaatacattttttctttcatcattgttgaactttttttttcccacaAAAATATATcggaaccaaaaaaagaaacgaattcatatttatattacacatttttctattaattcatttttttttttcactgttgaAGACAATACTATTATTGACAGAATTAGtatacaaacaaactttGAAAGGGAcgatgagagagagagaaaaaaaatgaaatcaaacattgagaatttgaaaaaaaaatacttgaaaaaattgaatttccatTGAATCACCAATTTCGAAAACATTATATTTGAATGGCAcacgcaaacacacacacacacacgctcACACATTACGTCACATGATGACATTCGAATTATTTTTaccaaaaaattaaaaaaaaaagatttcttttggtgtttgtaaaaaattatttgtttcaagtgttcatcatcatcatcatttattaaatGTAAGTATCATATAAatgtaaatcaaatttttatcatttaaaaacATCCAtgatttatgaatgaatttatataCTGCTGTTCATTCTATTTATCAAAGTCCATCgtaaacaaaacattcaattagggaatgatgatgaaaatgatagattggccaaacaaacaaatggacAATAGACAAaaattgcatcatcatcatcattagtataATTATCTTAAGCTCTCTTTTTTTATCCTTTATGATTCTCATATACGATATAATTTAGGTTTAGTTTTTATGtttattccatttttcatatatattcgtTTTTTCCAAAGATTTTGACGATAATCGGATCATCAACTCaactcaaaaaaaactaaactcTCTGATTCTTGGTAAACTATTATATTAGtgaattcacacacacaaatgcaCAGAGAGAAGAATCCCTATGTGTATTTTGGTCcgatggttattattattattgtttttcttttgcttgttttgttgtttacaatcaaaatcaaaaaaaatgggcaaTTTGTCTGCCTGGCTAAATCGAAAATGAGAATtccaattattatgatgaattcattgattcatttccgTTAATAGTTCATTAAATGTACCAATTATTTATGCAGATTCTTGCTGTTCTGCTGCTGGTACCTGTATAACAGAAAACATTCATTGTGATTCATTTccaatttagattttttcagtaaaaaaaaaatgtagacCACCGTATTTAGATAgataaatatatattgaaccaacgaaaattgataatcagTTTGAATCGATGTAATAAAAATAGGAAAATTAATTCTTCATCGTCAACatcaatatattatatattggaatttatttagtagtttttttttgtagttcAGTTATTTATTGCTagattaattttgtttttttctctctctctctctcttgtgTGTACATTAGATTTGATCTGTAATGGCAATAGTATAAATTATTGtctcattattttatttttttttgctgcacAATGTTCAATAAGATTCGAATTATTTACAGTCCATTAtggtggtcatttttttttttttttttttggtaattgATTCTAATGACCATCACCGGTCAAACAGTGATTCGATTGAAATAGATGGTTCAcctaaataaaaaaaaaatctcgatcaaatatttgaaaaatcatgacaatcaatttattttattttcaaaatactaaaaaattgtgatgaaaaaaaaccattctGGATGCTGCGCCACATCAAaaagcaaaatttttttaaaaaaaaagtcaagtttaaattgaattttttttccgttcatcataattcattgaaatctttttaataataactagaaatgaaaagttttcatttttttttgtcaaaaataGAATTCAAATCGTGGTCGtcgtcaataataatgaaaatttgaagctgaaaaagaaatatattGGCCTAAAGGCAGAATTTATGttgctgaaaaaaatatgacgtccaaaaaaaaaaaataaaaatattttgccaTCTGtaatctgaaaaaaacattggaaaaaatttattcttcaCTTTTTCATCAAGAGAAAACCAaaacttattattattatactcAAATGCATTGGAATTATAATGGtttctttttccaatttttatttttgtgcTATTCTCAGCTgatttcattcgattgtgCATTCCCAGATGtgtatgtgaattttttttttctttgtaccCAAAGCTACAatgtttccaatgaaaaaaatgatgatgaacgaataacaacaacgtaTTCTATTTTTACTGTCGTCATATCAATGTTTGCGATAAATGATGAACCGTTATATTTGTCTTACTTGATATTTTCAAccaattggttttttttctgtttggcCTAATCATCGACATATAAAAAGCGAAATATTTGACCgagaaataattttatttgtttctgGTAAGGTGTTCAATTCgattaaatttattcatatttttatatttttctatCCAATAGATAGCTAAATGGCTCAATTACATCGCTATTATCGTCAacgattttttaatttatttcaacaaaaatcatttcatcatcatcgtgcatcattattacaatgTCGTAATTTAAATCTAGTcatcaattataatgatatcAACATAAAACGTCGAATCCATACTAGTGgcatattattatcatcgaatgatACACTTTATCAACATGAACATGATATTTCACGATCATTTATCATGCCACAACAGCAAACAAACGATcaaattatatcatcattaaatgataCGGCATACGTGTCGTTCATAAGCCATCAAGAAATACGAGATAGACAACAAAATCTTATGCTTCTTGCATGTGAACATTTAAGAAAAATTCAgccatcattcaaaaatttatcacCTTTAATATTGATTGCAACACCCCCGCCACAATATCAAGGCAATACAAAGATACCggtgaatgaatgtaaacaAAATACCGATTTTACTTATCTGACTGGACTTCATTCAGGTACTAGTGATCAACTAACAAGTAATTGTGTTCTGGcaatttttcttgaaaatccTGATTGTATCGATTCATGTCGTTcgataatattttcatcgaatcgtacgaaaagtgaaaaacaaTGGCATGGACCAGAACTAAATGTTCAATATGAACAATGGCTTAAACAAATCTGTGATGATTGTCAACCATTGACCGAATTAGTGAATTTCATAAATAAACATATAAAACCTTATCGTCGTGATATGTTTAtatcaagaaaaacattggaaTATCGTCCTGAATTAGTTACACATCTTAAATTTTATCTTAAATCTTCTACAACATCATTTGAcaaagaaatggaaaaatggtCAACAAGTTTAGGACAAACGATTCAATCGGTTAATATACGTGATATTTCCTTATTTATCGATCAATTACGGGTGATTAAATCTAGTCAAGAAGTAAAAGCCATGAAACGTGTTGGTCATATTGGTGCATTGGCTCTCACCAATACGATTGAATGGAGCAGACGACTGTTTTCAACAACCAACACTAATGATAATCCATCATTTACTTTCATTGAATCACATATTGATGCAAAGtttaattttgaatccaAGTTATTAGGTGCACGACATCAATCATTTCCAAGTGTTTGTGCAAGCGGTCCACGTGCAACTATTATTCATTATGGCCGCAATGATCATATCATTACccgtaatgataatgataattgttggATATTAACCGATGTAGGATGTGAAGATGTTGATGGTTATTGCTGTGATATAAGCCGTACATGGCCCATCGACATGAATCGAAATTCGATCAAgaatgataaatttcaattacaaTCACAATTATATGAAGCATTGATTGGCATACAACATGAATTAGTCAATTCAATCACTATTGGCCATACTTCTTTGAATGAtctcaatcaattaatgttGAATATAATGGCACGAATTCTGCCTGAATTCAATATGTTCGATGAATCcgtttcaaatgatgatgtacgaAATATTATCAAACGTCTTTGTCCACACCATGTCTCACATTATTTAGgtaattcaatgaattttattgattaaaatgtgtcattaaaattaatttccgTTCCATATAAATTTAGGTTTAGATATTCATGATACGCCATCGGTATCACGTTCGTTGCCATTATTACCAGGAATGTGTTTCACAATTGAACCGGGCCTCTATTTTCCGGCACAAGGATTGCCAATCAAAGAAGAATTTCGTAATATTGGAATTCGTATCGAAGATGATATTATAATTGAACCTGGTACGAAAATGATTATTCCGTTGACAAATGATTGTCCGAAATTGCTTGTGCAAtagattgaaaaacaattatcatcaattctctgtgattcataaaaaaacataaatttttcaagtgCTGCCATCTGTCGACATAAAAAGGAAAACCGAATATTTTATTGAACGAATttagaaaataaatcaaagaaaaaaaaatcaagtagGAATGGGTAATTCATTGGCAACGATTTCAAGAATATCGCCAATTTTAAGCCTCCAATTTTTGATATCTTTAGACACCTGACACCAGTGTTCACCATGTCGAGGTTCGGCTTGGATGCAtcgttttttcaattccatttGTTGTTCCTGTGAACCGTGtaatatttcaaatttatatgCATAGGCCCATGCATCACCAAGATCGGGATCCAATTTTAACGTACGTTTAAACCATTCACGAGCTTTGGTCATCTTACGTTCAcaccaaaataataatgaacaggCTAACAGCACATGAACGTCATGTTCACAACGTTTCAATGCATCAACGCTTCGACTTTTTCGTTGCTGACGATTTTCCATGAATATAGCTTCAGCCCATAACATACCACTTTGTGGACATTCCTGTAAGGCTTTCGACAGCATCGGCAAAGCAATCTCTTTATTACCGGCTCGAATTTCCACACGAACAGCTTCCAGCCATAAAAGATCATTTTTCGGATTTTTTAAACGACCTTTTTCCAGTACAGAACGTGCTTTAATTAGAGCTCCTTCAGATTCTTCAAGTCGAGCCAACAATATCCATAATGCAACgtttgaattatttgatttaagTCCACGTTGATAGATTTCACGAGCTTCATTAATACGACCCGTTTGTTGATGTATTTGTCCAAGCATCATCCATATTTTAGGATAATCATCCCAGTGATTGATTGCCATCTCAAGTAATTCAATAGCACGAGATAAATTTCCTAATTGCCATTCCAATTTAGCCGATTTCATATACACACGTGGTGTACTATTCTTTTCACGAGCTTTCTCCAGAATCTTTCGGGCACGATCATATTCAGCATTTTCCGATTCCAATTTGACGGCTGCCAACCATATTTCCTCTTTGTTTTGATTCACATCGAATGCCCGGGATAATATTTGACGTGAAGCTTGTACATCACCACCAAGCCATTTACTTTTAGCGGCCATTAACCAAAGTACTTCAGCTTGTGGACAATTAACAACGGCTAATtctaataatgattcaagaCTTTCTTTAGTTCcgtgatttttttcgaaaaatgcAGCTTGTAGCcagatattttcatttttaggAAATACTTTCAATGCATTTGCATAAACAGCTCTTGCGCATTCAAAGGCTTCAGAATTGGCCAGATTTTCAGCATCCTCTAGCCAACCATGTTCACGATCTTCTTCATCGATTCCAAAATCGATTACTGATTTGACAATAGCTTGTGCAGTTGCTTTTGAGCCAGATTTTTCCGTTTCAATAGCGTCCTGTACCCAATGTTCACGATTAATTTCAACACCATTGGCTTGTAATGAATTCAGTGCacgatcaataattttctgTACCATAGATAAATTACCTTGTGCTTCTTCAAGTTTGGCTGCCGTAAACCATATTTGTTTATCAGTTGGTATATTTTCACGTGCTTTATTCAATACTTTTCGAGCATTTTCATACACTTCCAATCGAGCTAATGCTAACCACAGATCAACGCTTGTTGGACAACATTCTACAGCTCTAGTTAGAAGGATACGTGCATCTTCTGGTTCTTCCAATTCGACAGCTTCTTTCCATAATCGTACCGAATTCGGGATATGTTCCAATGCTttacgaaaaattttcttttttgcttTTACTTCTTTTTCTAATTCGGCTGCTTTTATCCAGAGACGAACGGATGAATTTCCAAGTTTTCGTACACCTTGTGCTATGACTGATTTAGCGAGATCAGGTGGTTGAAGACGAGCTGCTTCTATCCATATATCTTCGGAATTTTCACATTGTTCACAGCCTTTCATGATGAGATTTCGTGCTGTTTGTAATTTTCCCGTTATTTCCTCTAATCTTGCCGATGCAATCCATGCTGGAGCATGATTTGGATTCGTTTCGCGGACAGATTTTAACAATAATCGTGCTTTCTTTATGTCACTTATATCGGCACCAACTGATGgtatcattgattgaagatCAGTCAAATAGCCTTTAGGATCGACAACGGTTTGACCTGATACGGAATCCGAAGcttgattcaatttaatatCCATCAATGTATTACGAGCttgaccaatttttttcaaatctaaATGACTTGGTGCTGAACTTAACAAACCGGTCGATGTACCAGAGATGACCGTCTTTAGACCGCTTAAAGGATCAATCGAAGTGACCGTTTCATTTGACAAACTAACATTATGGGCAAGAATCGAATCTGGAACAGGTGTGAATTTTTCAGCTCTTGGATTACGCATCTTTTTATTACGAGCATCACCAACATCTGGTATTGAATTCCATTCATCAGCCGAAATACGAGCCAAATCACGTTTTAGATCggaaaattgttgttgaattttcgGTCGTTCTTGACGATATTGTTCCAATTCTCGtctaagttttttttctcgatatTCTTTACGTTTTTCATCCATACGTTTATCTATCGAATCATATATACGATCagcttcttcatcatctttatcataTGGATCTTTACTGAAAAGACTACCACCATAGccattgaattcatcataattggcatcatttaaatcttcttcatcatcttcaatgtCTTGTTCATTATCTTTACCAGGCTTTTTGCTGGC
This is a stretch of genomic DNA from Dermatophagoides farinae isolate YC_2012a chromosome 2, ASM2471394v1, whole genome shotgun sequence. It encodes these proteins:
- the LOC124499892 gene encoding uncharacterized protein LOC124499892, which codes for MRRRKSSCPNIEPRRTSATPNRSSMKLDLYIEDDELLPAPVRRNSPSPTSVYDHHHNNQNNRRRSSSSTNNIEDTAEEVLCLRLLSTRTRYRFGGLRVNLISPVFNMDKLFNVEFDQDSQIALIKSQQTSFDQQQQSPDMSFFYNNIDAQPKSSGGKCATIVIEPESEEQKDEITRQLPLLTADLTLLEDTCKTSTIDHNTNNNHNNNHGKNHHQTARSLTRIPEPESTEQSSIRRYAKRHQSTSSINHNNNNDDIKFESVKVYTKVEPPDPNLINLELKNDSFLHLHQQQQQQQQQQTSPSKKKNDKKDKGSKKIKDMRRHTHFYCHIPTSLTSSSSSSHHQKSSN
- the LOC124499972 gene encoding xaa-Pro aminopeptidase 3, with translation MAQLHRYYRQRFFNLFQQKSFHHHRASLLQCRNLNLVINYNDINIKRRIHTSGILLSSNDTLYQHEHDISRSFIMPQQQTNDQIISSLNDTAYVSFISHQEIRDRQQNLMLLACEHLRKIQPSFKNLSPLILIATPPPQYQGNTKIPVNECKQNTDFTYLTGLHSGTSDQLTSNCVLAIFLENPDCIDSCRSIIFSSNRTKSEKQWHGPELNVQYEQWLKQICDDCQPLTELVNFINKHIKPYRRDMFISRKTLEYRPELVTHLKFYLKSSTTSFDKEMEKWSTSLGQTIQSVNIRDISLFIDQLRVIKSSQEVKAMKRVGHIGALALTNTIEWSRRLFSTTNTNDNPSFTFIESHIDAKFNFESKLLGARHQSFPSVCASGPRATIIHYGRNDHIITRNDNDNCWILTDVGCEDVDGYCCDISRTWPIDMNRNSIKNDKFQLQSQLYEALIGIQHELVNSITIGHTSLNDLNQLMLNIMARILPEFNMFDESVSNDDVRNIIKRLCPHHVSHYLGLDIHDTPSVSRSLPLLPGMCFTIEPGLYFPAQGLPIKEEFRNIGIRIEDDIIIEPGTKMIIPLTNDCPKLLVQ
- the Prp6 gene encoding pre-mRNA processing factor 6, whose amino-acid sequence is MNLANIPHPGALVSKKKKAFIGVPAPLGYVAGAGRGATGFTTRSDIGPARDATDVPDDRHALSKSKLASKKPGKDNEQDIEDDEEDLNDANYDEFNGYGGSLFSKDPYDKDDEEADRIYDSIDKRMDEKRKEYREKKLRRELEQYRQERPKIQQQFSDLKRDLARISADEWNSIPDVGDARNKKMRNPRAEKFTPVPDSILAHNVSLSNETVTSIDPLSGLKTVISGTSTGLLSSAPSHLDLKKIGQARNTLMDIKLNQASDSVSGQTVVDPKGYLTDLQSMIPSVGADISDIKKARLLLKSVRETNPNHAPAWIASARLEEITGKLQTARNLIMKGCEQCENSEDIWIEAARLQPPDLAKSVIAQGVRKLGNSSVRLWIKAAELEKEVKAKKKIFRKALEHIPNSVRLWKEAVELEEPEDARILLTRAVECCPTSVDLWLALARLEVYENARKVLNKARENIPTDKQIWFTAAKLEEAQGNLSMVQKIIDRALNSLQANGVEINREHWVQDAIETEKSGSKATAQAIVKSVIDFGIDEEDREHGWLEDAENLANSEAFECARAVYANALKVFPKNENIWLQAAFFEKNHGTKESLESLLELAVVNCPQAEVLWLMAAKSKWLGGDVQASRQILSRAFDVNQNKEEIWLAAVKLESENAEYDRARKILEKAREKNSTPRVYMKSAKLEWQLGNLSRAIELLEMAINHWDDYPKIWMMLGQIHQQTGRINEAREIYQRGLKSNNSNVALWILLARLEESEGALIKARSVLEKGRLKNPKNDLLWLEAVRVEIRAGNKEIALPMLSKALQECPQSGMLWAEAIFMENRQQRKSRSVDALKRCEHDVHVLLACSLLFWCERKMTKAREWFKRTLKLDPDLGDAWAYAYKFEILHGSQEQQMELKKRCIQAEPRHGEHWCQVSKDIKNWRLKIGDILEIVANELPIPT